A region from the Triplophysa rosa linkage group LG4, Trosa_1v2, whole genome shotgun sequence genome encodes:
- the galnt7 gene encoding N-acetylgalactosaminyltransferase 7 isoform X1, whose amino-acid sequence MRLKVGFMLRSLLVIGTFLGLVLLWSSMTPKPGDDNPFAAGLAGRDAGKLIQPNPPNNGMADQFKPVVPWPHVEGVEVDLESIRLKNGDAPNPRFKAQNQQNVIQKQYVTFKPHTHAFSAPVLRMGTLGNFEAKEPEPEGVQGGPGEGSKPFVLGAEYKDAVQASIKEFGFNMVASDMISLDRTIGDLRHEECKYWHYDENLLTSSVIIVFHNEGWSTLMRTVHSVIKRTPRRYLAEIVMIDDFSNKVHLKERLEEYIKQWNGLVKLFRNEKREGLIQARSIGAHKATLGQVLIYLDAHCEVGPNWYSPLVAPISKDRTVCTVPLIDSVNGQTFNIEAQGGGDEDGFARGAWDWSMLWKRVPLGSKEKQMRLTKTEPYRSPAMAGGLFAIERDFFFELGLYDPGLQIWGGENFEISYKIWQCGGQLLFVPCSRVGHIYRLQGWQGNPPPAHVGSSPTLKNYVRVVEVWWDEYKDYFYASRPETLTLAYGDISGLKKFREEHRCKSFKWFMEEIAYDIPMHYPLPPKNVEWGEVRGFETSYCIDSMGHTNGGNVEIGPCHRMGGNQLFRINEANQLMQYDQCLTRGGDGSAVIITHCNLNEHTEWRYFKDLHRFTHIPTGKCLDRSDVLHKVYLADCDNSKSSQKWEMNNIVAV is encoded by the exons ATGAGGTTGAAAGTTGGATTTATGCTTCGAAGTTTGCTAGTCATTGGAACATTTTTGGGGCTGGTTTTGCTTTGGTCTTCCATGACACCGAAACCTGGCGACGATAATCCGTTTGCCGCTGGACTG GCAGGAAGAGATGCAGGTAAACTCATTCAGCCCAACCCTCCTAATAACGGCATGGCTGACCAGTTCAAGCCGGTTGTTCCTTGGCCCCACGTAGAAGGAGTCGAGGTTGACCTGGAGTCCATTCGCCTGAAAAACGGTGACGCCCCAAACCCCAGATTCAAAGCTCAGAACCAGCAGAATGTGATCCAGAAGCAATATGTTACTTTCAAGCCCCACACCCATGCGTTTAGTGCACCTGTGCTGAGGATGGGCACTCTTGGCAACTTTGAGGCAAAAGAACCCGAGCCTGAGGGAGTTCAGGGTGGACCAGGGGAGGGCAGCAAACCGTTCGTGCTGGGAGCCGAGTACAAAGATGCCGTCCAGGCCAGCATCAAGGAATTTGGCTTTAATATGGTAGCCAGCGACATGATCTCTCTGGATAGAACCATTGGCGACTTAAGGCATGAAGA GTGCAAATACTGGCACTATGATGAGAACCTCCTCACCTCCAGCGTGATCATCGTCTTCCATAATGAGGGTTGGTCCACCCTGATGAGGACGGTGCACAGCGTCATCAAAAGAACCCCTAGGAGATACCTGGCTGAGATTGTCATGATCGATGACTTTAGTAACAAAG tgCATCTCAAAGAGAGGCTGGAGGAGTACATAAAACAATGGAATGGACTTGTCAAACTGTTCCGCAATGAGAAGAGAGAGGGTTTGATCCAGGCCAGGAGCATAGGAGCTCACAAAGCCACTCTGGGACAG GTGCTGATCTACCTGGATGCTCACTGTGAAGTTGGACCAAACTGGTACTCCCCACTGGTGGCCCCTATTTCAAAAGACAG AACCGTGTGCACAGTACCCCTCATAGACTCGGTTAACGGCCAGACTTTCAACATCGAGGCCCAGGGGGGCGGGGACGAGGATGGCTTTGCCAGAGGAGCATGGGACTGGAGCATGCTTTGGAAACGCGTGCCTCTGGGTAGCAAGGAGAAGCAGATGAGACTAACTAAAACTGAGCCATATCG GTCTCCTGCCATGGCTGGTGGGCTCTTTGCAATAGAGAGAGATTTCTTCTTCGAGCTGGGCCTCTACGATCCAGGTCTTCAGATCTGGGGAGGAGAAAACTTTGAGATCTCGTACAAG ATATGGCAGTGCGGTGGGCAGCTTCTGTTTGTGCCATGTTCAAGGGTGGGGCACATCTACCGTCTGCAGGGCTGGCAGGGAAACCCACCTCCTGCTCATGTAGGCTCTTCCCCCACACTCAAG AACTATGTGAGAGTGGTGGAGGTGTGGTGGGATGAGTACAAGGACTATTTTTATGCCAGCCGGCCAGAGACTCTCACACTGGCTTACGGAGACATCAGCGGCTTGAAAAAGTTCAGAGAGGAACATCGATGCAAGAGCTTCAAGTGGTTCATGGAGGAGATAGCTTATGACATCCCCATGCATTACCCACTACCTCCAAAGAATGTAGAATGGGGAGAG GTCCGTGGGTTTGAGACCAGCTATTGCATAGACAGCATGGGCCATACCAATGGTGGCAATGTTGAGATCGGCCCTTGTCATCGGATGGGTGGCAATCAG CTCTTTAGAATCAATGAAGCTAACCAGCTCATGCAGTATGACCAGTGCCTGACAAGGGGTGGAGATGGATCTGCTGTCATCATAACACACTGCAACTTGAACGAGCATACAGAGTGGAGATATTTTAAG GATCTACACAGGTTCACGCACATACCTACAGGAAAATGCTTGGATCGCTCTGATGTCCTGCACAAAGTTTATCTAGCTGACTGTGACAACAGCAAGAGCTCTCAGAAGTGGGAGATGAACAATATTGTGGCTGTTTGA
- the galnt7 gene encoding N-acetylgalactosaminyltransferase 7 isoform X2, with translation MRLKVGFMLRSLLVIGTFLGLVLLWSSMTPKPGDDNPFAAGLAGRDAGKLIQPNPPNNGMADQFKPVVPWPHVEGVEVDLESIRLKNGDAPNPRFKAQNQQNVIQKQYVTFKPHTHAFSAPVLRMGTLGNFEAKEPEPEGVQGGPGEGSKPFVLGAEYKDAVQASIKEFGFNMVASDMISLDRTIGDLRHEECKYWHYDENLLTSSVIIVFHNEGWSTLMRTVHSVIKRTPRRYLAEIVMIDDFSNKVHLKERLEEYIKQWNGLVKLFRNEKREGLIQARSIGAHKATLGQVLIYLDAHCEVGPNWYSPLVAPISKDRTVCTVPLIDYIDGNHYTIEPQQGGDKDGLARGAWDWSLLWKRVPLSSREKAKRKHKTEPYRSPAMAGGLFAIERDFFFELGLYDPGLQIWGGENFEISYKIWQCGGQLLFVPCSRVGHIYRLQGWQGNPPPAHVGSSPTLKNYVRVVEVWWDEYKDYFYASRPETLTLAYGDISGLKKFREEHRCKSFKWFMEEIAYDIPMHYPLPPKNVEWGEVRGFETSYCIDSMGHTNGGNVEIGPCHRMGGNQLFRINEANQLMQYDQCLTRGGDGSAVIITHCNLNEHTEWRYFKDLHRFTHIPTGKCLDRSDVLHKVYLADCDNSKSSQKWEMNNIVAV, from the exons ATGAGGTTGAAAGTTGGATTTATGCTTCGAAGTTTGCTAGTCATTGGAACATTTTTGGGGCTGGTTTTGCTTTGGTCTTCCATGACACCGAAACCTGGCGACGATAATCCGTTTGCCGCTGGACTG GCAGGAAGAGATGCAGGTAAACTCATTCAGCCCAACCCTCCTAATAACGGCATGGCTGACCAGTTCAAGCCGGTTGTTCCTTGGCCCCACGTAGAAGGAGTCGAGGTTGACCTGGAGTCCATTCGCCTGAAAAACGGTGACGCCCCAAACCCCAGATTCAAAGCTCAGAACCAGCAGAATGTGATCCAGAAGCAATATGTTACTTTCAAGCCCCACACCCATGCGTTTAGTGCACCTGTGCTGAGGATGGGCACTCTTGGCAACTTTGAGGCAAAAGAACCCGAGCCTGAGGGAGTTCAGGGTGGACCAGGGGAGGGCAGCAAACCGTTCGTGCTGGGAGCCGAGTACAAAGATGCCGTCCAGGCCAGCATCAAGGAATTTGGCTTTAATATGGTAGCCAGCGACATGATCTCTCTGGATAGAACCATTGGCGACTTAAGGCATGAAGA GTGCAAATACTGGCACTATGATGAGAACCTCCTCACCTCCAGCGTGATCATCGTCTTCCATAATGAGGGTTGGTCCACCCTGATGAGGACGGTGCACAGCGTCATCAAAAGAACCCCTAGGAGATACCTGGCTGAGATTGTCATGATCGATGACTTTAGTAACAAAG tgCATCTCAAAGAGAGGCTGGAGGAGTACATAAAACAATGGAATGGACTTGTCAAACTGTTCCGCAATGAGAAGAGAGAGGGTTTGATCCAGGCCAGGAGCATAGGAGCTCACAAAGCCACTCTGGGACAG GTGCTGATCTACCTGGATGCTCACTGTGAAGTTGGACCAAACTGGTACTCCCCACTGGTGGCCCCTATTTCAAAAGACAG AACGGTCTGCACAGTACCATTGATAGATTACATAGACGGCAATCATTATACTATAGAGCCCCAGCAGGGTGGGGACAAGGACGGCCTGGCGCGAGGCGCCTGGGACTGGAGCCTCCTGTGGAAACGGGTCCCACTCAGCAGCAGAGAGAAGGCTAAGAGAAAGCATAAGACCGAGCCTTATCG GTCTCCTGCCATGGCTGGTGGGCTCTTTGCAATAGAGAGAGATTTCTTCTTCGAGCTGGGCCTCTACGATCCAGGTCTTCAGATCTGGGGAGGAGAAAACTTTGAGATCTCGTACAAG ATATGGCAGTGCGGTGGGCAGCTTCTGTTTGTGCCATGTTCAAGGGTGGGGCACATCTACCGTCTGCAGGGCTGGCAGGGAAACCCACCTCCTGCTCATGTAGGCTCTTCCCCCACACTCAAG AACTATGTGAGAGTGGTGGAGGTGTGGTGGGATGAGTACAAGGACTATTTTTATGCCAGCCGGCCAGAGACTCTCACACTGGCTTACGGAGACATCAGCGGCTTGAAAAAGTTCAGAGAGGAACATCGATGCAAGAGCTTCAAGTGGTTCATGGAGGAGATAGCTTATGACATCCCCATGCATTACCCACTACCTCCAAAGAATGTAGAATGGGGAGAG GTCCGTGGGTTTGAGACCAGCTATTGCATAGACAGCATGGGCCATACCAATGGTGGCAATGTTGAGATCGGCCCTTGTCATCGGATGGGTGGCAATCAG CTCTTTAGAATCAATGAAGCTAACCAGCTCATGCAGTATGACCAGTGCCTGACAAGGGGTGGAGATGGATCTGCTGTCATCATAACACACTGCAACTTGAACGAGCATACAGAGTGGAGATATTTTAAG GATCTACACAGGTTCACGCACATACCTACAGGAAAATGCTTGGATCGCTCTGATGTCCTGCACAAAGTTTATCTAGCTGACTGTGACAACAGCAAGAGCTCTCAGAAGTGGGAGATGAACAATATTGTGGCTGTTTGA
- the galnt7 gene encoding N-acetylgalactosaminyltransferase 7 isoform X3, protein MADQFKPVVPWPHVEGVEVDLESIRLKNGDAPNPRFKAQNQQNVIQKQYVTFKPHTHAFSAPVLRMGTLGNFEAKEPEPEGVQGGPGEGSKPFVLGAEYKDAVQASIKEFGFNMVASDMISLDRTIGDLRHEECKYWHYDENLLTSSVIIVFHNEGWSTLMRTVHSVIKRTPRRYLAEIVMIDDFSNKVHLKERLEEYIKQWNGLVKLFRNEKREGLIQARSIGAHKATLGQVLIYLDAHCEVGPNWYSPLVAPISKDRTVCTVPLIDSVNGQTFNIEAQGGGDEDGFARGAWDWSMLWKRVPLGSKEKQMRLTKTEPYRSPAMAGGLFAIERDFFFELGLYDPGLQIWGGENFEISYKIWQCGGQLLFVPCSRVGHIYRLQGWQGNPPPAHVGSSPTLKNYVRVVEVWWDEYKDYFYASRPETLTLAYGDISGLKKFREEHRCKSFKWFMEEIAYDIPMHYPLPPKNVEWGEVRGFETSYCIDSMGHTNGGNVEIGPCHRMGGNQLFRINEANQLMQYDQCLTRGGDGSAVIITHCNLNEHTEWRYFKDLHRFTHIPTGKCLDRSDVLHKVYLADCDNSKSSQKWEMNNIVAV, encoded by the exons ATGGCTGACCAGTTCAAGCCGGTTGTTCCTTGGCCCCACGTAGAAGGAGTCGAGGTTGACCTGGAGTCCATTCGCCTGAAAAACGGTGACGCCCCAAACCCCAGATTCAAAGCTCAGAACCAGCAGAATGTGATCCAGAAGCAATATGTTACTTTCAAGCCCCACACCCATGCGTTTAGTGCACCTGTGCTGAGGATGGGCACTCTTGGCAACTTTGAGGCAAAAGAACCCGAGCCTGAGGGAGTTCAGGGTGGACCAGGGGAGGGCAGCAAACCGTTCGTGCTGGGAGCCGAGTACAAAGATGCCGTCCAGGCCAGCATCAAGGAATTTGGCTTTAATATGGTAGCCAGCGACATGATCTCTCTGGATAGAACCATTGGCGACTTAAGGCATGAAGA GTGCAAATACTGGCACTATGATGAGAACCTCCTCACCTCCAGCGTGATCATCGTCTTCCATAATGAGGGTTGGTCCACCCTGATGAGGACGGTGCACAGCGTCATCAAAAGAACCCCTAGGAGATACCTGGCTGAGATTGTCATGATCGATGACTTTAGTAACAAAG tgCATCTCAAAGAGAGGCTGGAGGAGTACATAAAACAATGGAATGGACTTGTCAAACTGTTCCGCAATGAGAAGAGAGAGGGTTTGATCCAGGCCAGGAGCATAGGAGCTCACAAAGCCACTCTGGGACAG GTGCTGATCTACCTGGATGCTCACTGTGAAGTTGGACCAAACTGGTACTCCCCACTGGTGGCCCCTATTTCAAAAGACAG AACCGTGTGCACAGTACCCCTCATAGACTCGGTTAACGGCCAGACTTTCAACATCGAGGCCCAGGGGGGCGGGGACGAGGATGGCTTTGCCAGAGGAGCATGGGACTGGAGCATGCTTTGGAAACGCGTGCCTCTGGGTAGCAAGGAGAAGCAGATGAGACTAACTAAAACTGAGCCATATCG GTCTCCTGCCATGGCTGGTGGGCTCTTTGCAATAGAGAGAGATTTCTTCTTCGAGCTGGGCCTCTACGATCCAGGTCTTCAGATCTGGGGAGGAGAAAACTTTGAGATCTCGTACAAG ATATGGCAGTGCGGTGGGCAGCTTCTGTTTGTGCCATGTTCAAGGGTGGGGCACATCTACCGTCTGCAGGGCTGGCAGGGAAACCCACCTCCTGCTCATGTAGGCTCTTCCCCCACACTCAAG AACTATGTGAGAGTGGTGGAGGTGTGGTGGGATGAGTACAAGGACTATTTTTATGCCAGCCGGCCAGAGACTCTCACACTGGCTTACGGAGACATCAGCGGCTTGAAAAAGTTCAGAGAGGAACATCGATGCAAGAGCTTCAAGTGGTTCATGGAGGAGATAGCTTATGACATCCCCATGCATTACCCACTACCTCCAAAGAATGTAGAATGGGGAGAG GTCCGTGGGTTTGAGACCAGCTATTGCATAGACAGCATGGGCCATACCAATGGTGGCAATGTTGAGATCGGCCCTTGTCATCGGATGGGTGGCAATCAG CTCTTTAGAATCAATGAAGCTAACCAGCTCATGCAGTATGACCAGTGCCTGACAAGGGGTGGAGATGGATCTGCTGTCATCATAACACACTGCAACTTGAACGAGCATACAGAGTGGAGATATTTTAAG GATCTACACAGGTTCACGCACATACCTACAGGAAAATGCTTGGATCGCTCTGATGTCCTGCACAAAGTTTATCTAGCTGACTGTGACAACAGCAAGAGCTCTCAGAAGTGGGAGATGAACAATATTGTGGCTGTTTGA
- the hmgb2a gene encoding high mobility group protein B2a — protein MVKDPSKPRGKTSSYAFFVQTCREEHKKKNPGTSVNFSEFSKKCSERWKAVSAKEKGKFEEMAKNDKVRYEREMKSYVPPKGAKGGRKKKDPNAPKRPPSAFFVFCSEHRPKVKNDNPGISIGDIAKKLGEMWSKLSPKEKSPFEQKAMKFKEKYEKDVAAYRAKGVKADGGKKGGPGRPAGKKAAAADDDDDEEEDEEEEEDDEEEEDDDDDD, from the exons GACGTCTTCTTATGCATTCTTTGTGCAAACATGCCGGGAGGAACATAAGAAAAAGAACCCCGGGACTTCTGTCAACTTTTCAGAGTTCTCTAAGAAGTGCTCTGAAAGATGGAAG GCCGTGTCTGCTAAAGAAAAGGGGAAATTTGAAGAAATGGCCAAAAATGACAAGGTCCGCTATGAACGGGAAATGAAAAGCTATGTGCCTCCTAAAGGTGCAAAAGGAGGGAGAAAGAAGAAAGACCCAAATGCTCCTAAGAGACCTCC ATCTGCTTTTTTTGTCTTCTGTTCTGAGCATCGTCCCAAGGTAAAGAATGACAACCCTGGCATTTCTATTGGTGATATTGCAAAGAAGCTTGGTGAGATGTGGTCCAAGCTTTCACCAAAGGAAAAGTCTCCTTTTGAACAGAAGGCAATGAAGTTCAAGGAGAAGTATGAGAAG GACGTTGCTGCATATCGTGCCAAAGGTGTTAAAGCAGATGGTGGCAAAAAAGGGGGACCAGGACGGCCAGCAGGGAAGAAAGCAGCGGCtgcagatgatgatgatgacgaagaggaggatgaagaagaagaagaggatgatgaggaggaggaagatgatgatgatgatgattaa